In Mycobacterium tuberculosis H37Rv, a single window of DNA contains:
- the ffh gene encoding signal recognition particle protein (signal recognition particle (SRP) protein (ala-, gly-,leu-rich protein)), which produces MFESLSDRLTAALQGLRGKGRLTDADIDATTREIRLALLEADVSLPVVRAFIHRIKERARGAEVSSALNPAQQVVKIVNEELISILGGETRELAFAKTPPTVVMLAGLQGSGKTTLAGKLAARLRGQGHTPLLVACDLQRPAAVNQLQVVGERAGVPVFAPHPGASPESGPGDPVAVAAAGLAEARAKHFDVVIVDTAGRLGIDEELMAQAAAIRDAINPDEVLFVLDAMIGQDAVTTAAAFGEGVGFTGVALTKLDGDARGGAALSVREVTGVPILFASTGEKLEDFDVFHPDRMASRILGMGDVLSLIEQAEQVFDAQQAEEAAAKIGAGELTLEDFLEQMLAVRKMGPIGNLLGMLPGAAQMKDALAEVDDKQLDRVQAIIRGMTPQERADPKIINASRRLRIANGSGVTVSEVNQLVERFFEARKMMSSMLGGMGIPGIGRKSATRKSKGAKGKSGKKSKKGTRGPTPPKVKSPFGVPGMPGLAGLPGGLPDLSQMPKGLDELPPGLADFDLSKLKFPGKK; this is translated from the coding sequence GTGTTTGAATCGCTGTCTGACCGTTTGACCGCCGCCCTGCAGGGGCTGCGCGGCAAGGGCCGACTGACCGATGCCGATATCGATGCCACTACCCGCGAAATTCGTTTGGCGCTGCTGGAAGCCGATGTTTCGCTACCGGTGGTCCGGGCATTCATCCACCGGATCAAAGAACGCGCCCGCGGGGCCGAGGTGTCAAGTGCCCTCAACCCGGCTCAACAGGTCGTCAAGATCGTCAACGAGGAACTGATAAGCATCCTCGGCGGCGAAACCCGCGAGTTGGCGTTTGCGAAGACCCCGCCGACCGTCGTGATGCTCGCCGGCCTGCAGGGCTCCGGGAAGACGACACTGGCCGGCAAATTGGCCGCCCGCCTGCGTGGACAAGGACACACGCCACTGCTGGTCGCTTGTGACCTGCAACGGCCGGCCGCGGTGAACCAGCTGCAGGTCGTCGGCGAGCGTGCCGGAGTGCCGGTGTTCGCGCCGCATCCGGGTGCCTCGCCGGAGTCCGGCCCCGGTGACCCGGTTGCGGTGGCGGCGGCCGGGCTGGCCGAGGCCCGGGCCAAGCACTTCGACGTCGTCATCGTCGACACCGCCGGACGACTGGGCATCGACGAGGAGCTGATGGCCCAGGCCGCGGCCATCCGCGACGCCATCAACCCCGACGAGGTGCTGTTCGTCCTGGACGCGATGATCGGCCAGGACGCGGTCACCACCGCTGCGGCGTTCGGCGAGGGCGTCGGGTTCACCGGTGTGGCCTTGACCAAGCTCGACGGTGACGCCCGCGGTGGTGCCGCGTTATCGGTGCGCGAAGTGACCGGTGTTCCAATCCTTTTCGCCTCCACCGGGGAGAAGCTGGAGGACTTCGACGTCTTCCACCCGGACCGGATGGCCAGTCGCATCTTGGGCATGGGCGATGTGCTGAGCCTGATCGAACAGGCCGAGCAGGTCTTCGATGCACAACAGGCCGAGGAGGCCGCAGCCAAGATCGGCGCCGGCGAGCTGACCCTGGAGGACTTCCTCGAGCAGATGCTCGCGGTACGCAAGATGGGCCCGATCGGCAACCTGCTGGGCATGCTGCCCGGCGCGGCTCAGATGAAGGACGCGTTGGCCGAGGTCGACGACAAACAACTCGATCGTGTCCAGGCCATCATTCGCGGCATGACGCCGCAGGAACGGGCAGACCCCAAGATCATCAATGCCTCGCGGCGGCTGCGCATCGCCAACGGCTCGGGCGTCACGGTGTCCGAGGTCAACCAGCTGGTCGAGCGCTTCTTCGAAGCCCGCAAGATGATGTCGTCCATGCTCGGGGGCATGGGCATACCGGGCATAGGGCGCAAATCCGCGACGCGAAAGAGCAAGGGCGCAAAAGGCAAATCCGGCAAGAAGAGTAAGAAGGGGACGCGCGGTCCGACGCCGCCGAAGGTCAAGAGCCCGTTCGGCGTGCCCGGGATGCCGGGCTTGGCTGGGCTACCTGGGGGGCTCCCTGATCTCTCACAGATGCCCAAAGGTCTCGACGAGCTGCCGCCCGGCCTGGCCGACTTCGACCTGTCCAAGCTGAAGTTCCCAGGCAAGAAGTAG